A region from the Lentisphaera profundi genome encodes:
- a CDS encoding sulfatase codes for MKLLSLLTLFSLNLILAASDKPNIIIIMADDQGYNDLSCYGSKTIKSPRIDQLAKEGLKLTSYYVASPVCSASRAALLTGRYPRSVGVPGVFFPNRNKHSGLAPKYQTIAELLKSVGYATKAVGKWHLGDELEFLPTNQGFESYYGIPYSNDMFPAFSMKYSDDCLYLEGMNQETIEKAFAKNKQRPAGMKDKVPLMRNDECIEFPTDQRTITKRFTDESLKFIDESLKNDKPFFLYLAHSMPHTPLYVSKDFEGKSAGGIYGDVIEEIDYNVGRIIDHLDQKNIAKNTLFIYTSDNGPWLVKKSHGGSALPLFEGKMTSFEGGQRVPAIIRWPAKIPKGTVSDAMTLSMDIFPTLAKITGATAQDADLLNGKNALGLYEDPANFKTQHDYFFYSPRAVRHKNWKYHQVETFKLKSTARKTKGPSLYNLSSDIGESKNLINDYPEVAAQLKNALMEHNKNINKK; via the coding sequence ATGAAACTATTAAGTTTACTCACCTTGTTCTCCCTAAATCTTATCTTAGCTGCTAGTGACAAACCCAATATCATTATCATTATGGCTGATGACCAAGGTTATAACGACCTCTCCTGTTATGGCTCAAAAACTATCAAAAGCCCTCGTATTGATCAATTGGCAAAAGAGGGTTTAAAGCTCACGAGTTATTACGTTGCCTCACCCGTCTGTTCGGCTTCTAGAGCAGCCTTACTTACTGGGCGCTACCCAAGGTCTGTAGGCGTTCCAGGTGTCTTCTTTCCCAATCGCAATAAGCACAGTGGCTTAGCGCCTAAATACCAAACCATTGCCGAACTCCTCAAATCAGTGGGTTACGCAACAAAAGCAGTAGGTAAATGGCATTTGGGCGATGAACTCGAATTCCTCCCCACAAACCAGGGCTTCGAGTCTTATTATGGCATCCCTTATAGCAATGACATGTTCCCCGCTTTTAGTATGAAATATTCAGATGATTGCCTTTATCTCGAAGGCATGAATCAAGAGACTATAGAAAAGGCTTTTGCTAAAAATAAACAACGACCTGCTGGCATGAAAGACAAAGTACCTCTCATGCGCAATGATGAGTGTATAGAATTCCCTACTGATCAAAGAACCATTACCAAGAGGTTCACTGATGAGAGTCTTAAATTTATTGATGAAAGTTTAAAGAATGATAAACCATTTTTTCTTTACCTAGCTCATAGCATGCCACACACACCTCTCTATGTTTCCAAAGATTTTGAAGGTAAAAGTGCCGGAGGAATTTACGGTGATGTCATTGAAGAAATTGATTATAATGTAGGACGTATCATCGATCACTTGGATCAAAAAAACATCGCCAAAAACACTCTATTCATCTATACGAGCGATAATGGTCCGTGGTTAGTAAAGAAAAGTCATGGTGGTTCGGCGCTCCCCCTTTTCGAAGGGAAAATGACGAGTTTCGAGGGTGGCCAACGGGTTCCCGCAATTATTAGATGGCCTGCGAAAATCCCCAAAGGCACAGTATCAGATGCCATGACACTCTCCATGGATATCTTCCCCACTCTTGCTAAAATCACTGGCGCCACAGCTCAAGACGCGGATTTACTCAATGGTAAGAATGCCCTCGGACTTTATGAGGATCCTGCAAATTTTAAAACTCAGCACGATTACTTTTTTTACAGCCCACGTGCAGTTCGTCACAAAAACTGGAAGTATCATCAAGTAGAAACTTTTAAACTCAAGAGTACTGCTCGAAAAACTAAGGGGCCCAGTCTTTACAATTTGAGTTCCGATATAGGCGAAAGTAAAAACCTCATCAATGATTATCCAGAAGTCGCTGCACAGTTAAAAAATGCCCTTATGGAACACAATAAAAATATAAACAAGAAATAG
- a CDS encoding prolyl oligopeptidase family serine peptidase, with amino-acid sequence MKYVLLVLLTTLCVSNLCAQDREQRRKEILEKFDKDGDGRLSKEEHEAVRASFEKERDSRKKTSQTDKKRTPKPKVDESFIKGAVVSMPSSLDAETKTLRNEFVFFKQVNQTEKTPLIIYLHGGGAHNGPTSRHLSNPTASLISKGKYPFNLLIPVFQKAEGMPNGWNPDDLTRLLKFIINEYNIDAKRVFLTGHSMGGAGTLMWGNKYPELFAGLVPRSAGGAESPKGELPVQAKNFVKVPIWAFHGSKDGACDYRKIESLLKEIKSLGAQPKFTLLEGLGHNISSAVNSDDKILKWFMEQK; translated from the coding sequence ATGAAATATGTTTTATTAGTACTATTAACAACTTTGTGCGTGAGCAATCTTTGTGCTCAGGATCGTGAGCAGAGACGTAAGGAAATCTTAGAGAAGTTTGATAAGGATGGTGATGGCCGTCTCTCAAAAGAAGAACATGAAGCAGTACGGGCAAGTTTCGAGAAAGAGCGTGATTCAAGGAAGAAAACGAGTCAAACGGATAAAAAGCGTACGCCAAAACCCAAAGTGGATGAGTCCTTTATAAAGGGAGCGGTGGTGAGTATGCCGAGTTCTTTGGATGCAGAAACAAAAACTCTTCGCAATGAATTTGTCTTCTTTAAACAAGTCAATCAAACGGAAAAAACACCACTGATAATCTATCTTCATGGAGGTGGGGCTCATAATGGCCCTACATCAAGACATTTGAGCAACCCGACAGCCTCATTGATAAGCAAGGGAAAATATCCTTTTAACTTGCTCATTCCCGTGTTTCAGAAAGCTGAGGGGATGCCCAATGGCTGGAACCCAGATGACTTGACTCGCTTACTCAAATTCATCATTAATGAGTACAATATTGATGCTAAACGCGTATTCTTGACGGGCCATAGTATGGGCGGTGCAGGGACACTGATGTGGGGCAATAAATATCCCGAATTATTTGCGGGCTTAGTGCCAAGATCAGCCGGTGGAGCAGAGAGTCCGAAAGGGGAACTTCCAGTGCAAGCTAAGAATTTTGTAAAGGTGCCTATTTGGGCTTTTCATGGTTCTAAAGATGGCGCTTGCGATTACCGCAAAATTGAAAGCCTGCTTAAAGAAATAAAGAGCTTGGGAGCTCAGCCAAAGTTTACACTTCTTGAGGGGCTAGGTCACAATATATCTTCGGCCGTGAACTCGGATGACAAAATCTTGAAGTGGTTTATGGAGCAAAAATAA
- a CDS encoding protein kinase domain-containing protein, whose product MSTENNTSTINDDSELSLWKKNNLNSTKDDSRYSDISLISSRKNKNIYSAHDKKFNRTITLVEPNDDNEDQLDFINEILITSSFEHPNIIQILDFGVWKEDIPYYTMQETDSLAFKDYISNENSSESQNLTIFLKTCEALSYAHSKHITHNTLDTTNIHISPSGEVTISGWKQINKVEVQTQSTPPENQDKTKGTASEENEEADQEKASEENEEADQENKDTEVPLNINADISSLGSILKILYSQDPEKNPPEAISVAITKTLTSALTNNPEQSYQNVNELKGEIEDFLKSQTSNTQEAGFFKSINLLFQENQSICSVLLLTLGLLIAFSVYSLMEIYDKNIVLKKSVEQVKKDNRKLKKSLKVEATINAKFLKSELQKTEKLMSYPLYFQSPNSSSKQALDIYFSQRDQKKHHKEKFMILMIRQDFESIVKRKIKAPQALIRIARNFAKKPKAENGLLKEEKDFNLLLILVNKLPFAMQEFKEQFIERAICYRNEIEQKTTVSPNIVRQLIKVWNPDWSTKNFSYNPDKMNSRLKGSEVKILLDDTPYSSGKSFLRFLKINNLDLRQSGIESLDQINGLKLQNLDIRATNIQNFPTHETALKIDTLLLNPDQFDDEALKNVPATVNIIKRK is encoded by the coding sequence ATGAGTACAGAAAATAATACTAGCACTATTAATGATGATTCTGAACTTAGCCTATGGAAAAAAAACAATCTCAATTCTACAAAGGACGATTCACGTTACAGCGATATTTCTCTGATTTCATCACGCAAAAATAAAAACATATACTCTGCACATGATAAGAAGTTTAATCGTACCATTACACTCGTGGAACCTAATGATGACAATGAAGATCAACTAGACTTCATCAACGAAATCTTAATTACTTCATCTTTTGAGCATCCCAACATAATTCAAATTCTTGATTTTGGTGTTTGGAAAGAAGACATTCCTTACTACACCATGCAGGAGACTGATAGCTTAGCTTTTAAAGATTATATCAGTAATGAAAATTCTTCCGAGAGTCAAAATCTTACGATATTTTTAAAAACCTGCGAGGCCTTGTCCTACGCTCATTCAAAACACATCACCCACAACACTCTCGACACGACAAATATTCATATAAGTCCCAGTGGTGAAGTCACCATCTCTGGATGGAAACAAATTAATAAAGTTGAAGTTCAAACTCAATCTACGCCTCCAGAGAATCAAGATAAAACGAAAGGTACTGCTTCAGAAGAAAATGAGGAAGCAGATCAAGAGAAAGCTTCAGAAGAAAATGAGGAAGCAGATCAGGAAAATAAAGATACGGAAGTGCCCCTCAATATAAACGCTGATATTTCCAGCCTCGGGTCTATCCTTAAAATACTCTATTCGCAAGATCCGGAAAAAAATCCTCCAGAAGCTATCAGTGTTGCTATTACAAAAACTCTAACTAGCGCTCTAACTAATAATCCCGAGCAAAGCTACCAAAATGTTAATGAGCTAAAAGGAGAAATCGAGGATTTCCTTAAAAGTCAGACCTCAAATACACAAGAAGCCGGATTCTTTAAGAGCATTAATTTACTGTTTCAAGAAAATCAAAGTATCTGCTCAGTACTTTTACTGACCCTTGGTCTTCTTATCGCTTTTTCGGTTTATTCATTGATGGAGATATATGATAAAAATATCGTCCTAAAAAAGTCTGTCGAACAAGTAAAAAAAGACAATCGTAAGCTTAAAAAATCACTTAAAGTAGAAGCCACAATAAATGCGAAATTCCTGAAGTCAGAACTTCAAAAAACTGAAAAACTCATGAGCTACCCACTCTATTTTCAATCACCAAATAGCTCATCAAAACAAGCTTTAGATATTTACTTCAGTCAAAGAGATCAAAAAAAGCATCATAAAGAAAAATTTATGATCCTAATGATAAGACAGGATTTTGAGTCAATAGTGAAACGAAAGATCAAAGCTCCACAAGCGCTGATAAGAATTGCTCGAAATTTCGCAAAAAAACCAAAAGCTGAGAATGGTCTACTAAAGGAAGAAAAAGATTTTAACCTGCTTCTTATACTCGTCAATAAACTACCTTTTGCCATGCAGGAATTTAAAGAGCAATTTATCGAAAGAGCTATTTGCTATAGAAATGAAATTGAACAAAAGACGACCGTATCACCAAATATAGTCAGACAACTAATAAAAGTTTGGAACCCCGATTGGTCCACTAAAAACTTTTCTTACAATCCCGATAAAATGAATTCCAGACTAAAAGGGTCTGAGGTCAAAATACTTTTAGATGATACGCCCTACTCCTCTGGAAAATCTTTTTTGCGCTTTCTCAAAATTAACAATCTTGATTTGAGACAATCCGGCATAGAATCTTTAGATCAGATAAATGGTCTAAAGCTACAAAACCTGGATATCAGAGCTACAAATATTCAAAACTTTCCCACACACGAAACTGCACTAAAGATAGATACTCTTCTTCTTAATCCAGATCAATTTGATGATGAGGCTTTAAAGAATGTCCCTGCTACTGTAAATATCATAAAGAGAAAATAA
- a CDS encoding Dabb family protein has protein sequence MINHGVVFTLKKDSALSREEFFAEALKLKKINPVIKFKIVRETSSKNTFEFGLFMKFQNPEAYALYNNHPDHLHFIQNIWIPNIEDFMEIDFEKIL, from the coding sequence ATGATTAACCATGGCGTAGTTTTCACACTTAAGAAGGACTCAGCTCTGAGTCGAGAAGAATTTTTTGCTGAAGCACTCAAGCTCAAAAAAATTAACCCCGTTATTAAATTTAAAATTGTTCGAGAGACGAGTTCAAAAAACACCTTCGAATTTGGTTTATTCATGAAATTCCAAAACCCCGAAGCCTACGCCTTATATAACAATCACCCCGATCATTTGCACTTTATCCAGAACATCTGGATCCCCAATATTGAAGACTTCATGGAAATCGATTTCGAAAAAATCCTCTAA
- a CDS encoding alpha/beta hydrolase has product MNKFLNLLIPFALLSTPCFADKKPPQKPKEVKIQKKKRPTPPTRFYQDPAAPEFTLLTASTELKSLLNQNGNFVTKAPYRQAPEMKKNAHIPQGKIHQFKLFSKDGSIYNPGIARKVFGTPDPNNPNTLIVDTHEIDFERVITVYIPAQKSLTAEYPFMIVHDSTKSMNANLKSLNIICDNLIAQKRIPPMMIIGVANGGGDAQGHQRGKEYDTMSGLLAEYIETHVLPEVEKRYELKLTEDPNARAVIGVSSGASAALAMAWYRNDLYTRVVSFSGTFVNQQWPYNPETPGGAWEFHKSIIPNSPKKNIRIWLAVGDRDLLNPNVMRDGMHDWVEANHHMAKVLKVKNYDYQYFFCEENKHGMGPAKNQFMPHAIEWVWKDYMK; this is encoded by the coding sequence ATGAATAAGTTTTTAAACCTGCTGATTCCCTTTGCTCTACTTAGTACGCCTTGCTTTGCAGATAAAAAGCCACCGCAAAAGCCAAAAGAAGTCAAAATTCAAAAAAAGAAACGTCCCACACCGCCTACTCGATTTTACCAAGATCCGGCTGCACCAGAATTCACTTTATTGACAGCATCAACTGAACTCAAATCCTTGCTTAATCAAAACGGAAATTTTGTCACTAAAGCTCCCTACCGCCAAGCTCCGGAAATGAAAAAAAATGCACATATTCCTCAAGGAAAAATTCATCAATTTAAACTCTTTTCTAAAGATGGCAGTATCTATAATCCTGGCATTGCTAGGAAAGTTTTTGGCACTCCTGATCCCAACAACCCCAATACCCTCATTGTCGACACCCATGAAATTGATTTTGAGAGAGTTATTACTGTTTATATCCCAGCTCAAAAAAGCCTCACGGCAGAATACCCCTTTATGATTGTTCATGATAGTACTAAATCGATGAATGCTAATCTAAAGAGTTTGAATATTATATGCGATAATCTAATAGCGCAAAAACGCATTCCACCGATGATGATTATTGGCGTAGCTAATGGTGGTGGCGATGCCCAAGGACATCAGCGAGGAAAAGAATACGATACTATGTCAGGCCTCTTAGCCGAATATATCGAGACTCATGTTTTACCTGAAGTCGAAAAACGCTATGAACTCAAATTAACGGAAGACCCCAATGCCCGTGCCGTCATCGGTGTTAGCTCTGGTGCTTCTGCGGCTCTCGCAATGGCTTGGTACCGCAATGACCTCTACACCCGCGTTGTCAGCTTTTCGGGAACTTTTGTTAATCAGCAATGGCCCTATAATCCAGAAACTCCTGGTGGGGCTTGGGAATTCCACAAGAGTATTATCCCCAATAGCCCAAAGAAAAACATCCGCATTTGGCTCGCAGTTGGTGATCGCGACCTGCTCAATCCCAATGTGATGCGAGATGGCATGCATGACTGGGTCGAAGCCAATCACCATATGGCTAAAGTCCTCAAAGTAAAAAACTATGACTACCAATATTTTTTCTGTGAAGAAAACAAGCACGGTATGGGTCCTGCAAAAAATCAGTTCATGCCCCACGCCATTGAATGGGTCTGGAAAGACTACATGAAATAA
- a CDS encoding sulfatase: MRLPLLAFFFFCTTLLYAQNPNIVFILGDDMNRDSWGIYGNPDCKTPNIDRIGADGLVFENLYASAAMCSPFRQELYSGRSPWRTGTLANHSKSIEGTKSLPHYLKPLGYRVALLGKSHIGPKQAYPFEYLKGDSKSKNANEKFLASSAQFIESAIEEKKPFCLFIASSDSHAPFTTGDRSAYSADELTVPPYWIDTPEMRQILVQYYAEVSNFDSLVGRVEKMLKDKNLWNNTIFIVCSEQGSQFPFSKWTCYNTGLHSGMIAHWPTSSTKTINQLLSISDIAPTLAEAAHYTTKENDFDGFSFLNAIKGDNKEIRPFVYGAFTNCNIIDNHERVYPIRVIRNKDYSFIYNANYQQITSNTTLSSALNIINKSKAKKKSKPDIASSWLALSKTDPQYASRVKQLYHRPQYELYNRRVDPYELQNQISNPEYASIIKQLKSALEQQLYQLGDSDPIATEKSLIKHKNKKRK; encoded by the coding sequence ATGAGACTTCCCCTTTTAGCATTTTTCTTTTTTTGTACCACACTTTTATACGCTCAAAACCCTAATATTGTCTTTATTCTTGGCGATGATATGAACCGCGATAGCTGGGGAATCTATGGCAACCCCGATTGCAAGACCCCTAATATTGATCGTATAGGAGCTGATGGGCTCGTCTTTGAAAATCTTTACGCAAGTGCAGCAATGTGCTCGCCATTTCGCCAAGAACTCTATAGCGGTCGATCTCCTTGGCGCACGGGAACCCTAGCCAATCATTCGAAATCCATCGAAGGTACCAAGAGCCTGCCCCACTATCTCAAACCACTCGGCTACCGAGTCGCTTTACTTGGAAAAAGTCATATAGGACCCAAACAGGCCTATCCCTTTGAGTATCTAAAAGGTGATTCAAAGAGTAAAAATGCCAATGAGAAATTTCTTGCGAGTTCCGCACAATTCATTGAGTCCGCCATCGAAGAGAAAAAGCCTTTCTGCCTTTTTATTGCCTCCAGTGATTCACATGCGCCCTTTACCACTGGCGACCGCTCGGCTTATTCTGCCGATGAATTAACTGTGCCGCCCTACTGGATTGATACTCCAGAAATGCGGCAAATACTTGTTCAATACTATGCCGAAGTCAGTAATTTTGATTCCTTAGTAGGTCGAGTAGAAAAAATGCTCAAAGATAAAAACCTTTGGAATAATACGATTTTTATTGTTTGTAGTGAACAGGGATCCCAGTTCCCTTTTAGTAAATGGACCTGCTATAATACCGGCTTACACTCGGGAATGATTGCCCACTGGCCGACGAGCTCTACAAAAACAATTAATCAACTACTCTCCATTTCAGATATTGCCCCTACTCTTGCGGAGGCCGCACATTATACGACTAAAGAAAATGATTTTGATGGCTTTAGTTTTCTTAATGCCATTAAAGGTGACAATAAAGAAATTCGCCCATTCGTCTACGGTGCTTTCACCAATTGTAATATTATCGATAATCATGAAAGAGTTTACCCCATTCGCGTTATTCGCAACAAAGATTATTCATTCATTTACAATGCTAACTATCAGCAAATCACCTCGAATACCACTCTCTCATCTGCATTGAATATAATAAATAAGAGTAAAGCTAAGAAAAAATCTAAGCCTGATATAGCGTCTTCATGGCTCGCACTTTCTAAAACTGACCCTCAATATGCTTCGCGAGTCAAACAATTGTATCACCGTCCTCAATACGAACTCTACAATCGCAGAGTCGATCCCTATGAACTGCAAAACCAAATTTCTAACCCAGAATACGCTTCCATTATCAAACAACTAAAATCGGCATTAGAACAGCAACTCTATCAACTTGGGGATTCCGATCCCATTGCTACCGAAAAATCTCTTATCAAACATAAAAATAAAAAACGGAAATAA
- a CDS encoding Fic family protein: protein MELKLLQPGFDSSLTDLIIDLEHLRQKRLTGTTHPAVFFQLKQIFHMLESIGSARIEGNNTTVAAFVETRIEERPFINEDIQEIRNIEEAIEFIDECIEARGITKSFLKELHQYIVKGLTPPPHGEGDHTAGALRNHGVEITGSSHTPPETFQEVEAYIDELVNFINEEHAAKYDLLKVAIAHHRFMWIHPFGNGNGRTGRLLTYAMLVNQGFKVDQARILNPTAIFCINRDQYNEQLALADTGDNAGLESWCEYVLSGLKDEIGKIDRLTDYQYLSKEILLPALKYAHTQKIVTDNEFKILCLAIGKQSLQNSDIRDLFPSQKSQAISRMIKRLKDKKMLASEPGNQRRYHICFSNNLLIRGVIPQLADHGFIPVKDD from the coding sequence ATGGAATTAAAATTACTGCAACCCGGCTTTGATTCATCTTTGACGGACTTGATCATTGATTTAGAGCATTTGAGGCAAAAGCGCTTGACTGGAACAACCCACCCAGCGGTGTTTTTCCAGCTTAAGCAAATTTTTCACATGCTGGAGAGTATTGGTTCGGCCAGAATTGAAGGCAATAATACAACGGTCGCGGCCTTTGTGGAGACGCGAATTGAGGAACGCCCTTTTATTAATGAAGATATTCAAGAAATTCGTAATATTGAAGAAGCTATTGAGTTTATCGATGAGTGTATTGAAGCGAGAGGGATCACTAAAAGTTTCCTTAAAGAACTTCATCAATATATCGTCAAAGGTCTTACACCGCCACCACATGGAGAAGGTGACCATACCGCTGGAGCATTAAGGAATCATGGGGTTGAAATCACGGGGTCGTCACATACTCCGCCAGAAACTTTTCAGGAAGTCGAAGCTTATATTGATGAATTAGTGAATTTCATCAACGAGGAGCATGCGGCTAAGTATGACCTGCTAAAAGTGGCTATTGCTCATCATCGCTTTATGTGGATTCACCCTTTCGGTAACGGCAATGGCCGTACCGGCAGACTTTTAACTTATGCAATGTTGGTAAATCAGGGATTTAAGGTTGATCAAGCAAGGATACTGAACCCGACGGCCATTTTCTGTATTAATCGCGACCAATATAATGAACAACTGGCACTCGCCGATACGGGTGATAACGCGGGGTTAGAATCCTGGTGTGAATATGTTTTATCAGGCCTCAAGGATGAAATAGGTAAGATAGATCGATTGACAGATTATCAGTATCTATCTAAAGAGATTTTATTGCCGGCCTTGAAGTATGCCCACACTCAAAAAATTGTAACTGATAATGAATTTAAGATTTTATGTTTGGCTATTGGTAAACAATCTCTGCAAAATAGTGATATTCGCGATCTCTTTCCGAGCCAAAAATCACAAGCGATTTCTCGTATGATTAAACGGTTGAAAGACAAGAAAATGTTAGCTTCGGAGCCGGGGAATCAACGCCGTTATCACATCTGTTTTTCCAATAACCTTTTGATAAGGGGGGTTATACCTCAACTAGCTGATCACGGTTTTATCCCGGTAAAGGATGATTGA
- a CDS encoding GatB/YqeY domain-containing protein, with product MKARLMNDFKESMKAKDSTRKAVVAEIRGAIKNKEINEKIEVSDAQIIVLVQKIQKEMHESLDAFEKAENAEQVAELKARLVLVATYLPKEMDEADLKAVVEKFVEALEEKSMKSMGRTIAAVKSEVEAAGYLVNGGKLSGLVKAALA from the coding sequence ATGAAAGCACGTTTGATGAATGATTTTAAAGAATCAATGAAAGCCAAAGATAGTACGAGAAAAGCTGTAGTTGCGGAAATTCGTGGAGCCATTAAGAACAAAGAAATCAATGAGAAAATTGAAGTTTCTGATGCCCAAATTATTGTCTTGGTTCAAAAAATCCAAAAAGAAATGCATGAATCACTCGACGCTTTTGAAAAGGCTGAAAATGCTGAGCAAGTAGCTGAACTCAAAGCGCGTTTAGTACTGGTTGCTACTTACCTACCCAAAGAAATGGATGAAGCTGACTTAAAAGCTGTCGTCGAAAAATTTGTTGAGGCCTTAGAAGAAAAATCAATGAAAAGTATGGGCCGTACAATTGCCGCAGTTAAATCAGAAGTTGAAGCGGCAGGTTATTTAGTTAACGGCGGTAAACTTTCAGGCTTAGTGAAAGCAGCCTTAGCTTAA